A window from Mustela erminea isolate mMusErm1 chromosome 17, mMusErm1.Pri, whole genome shotgun sequence encodes these proteins:
- the CREG1 gene encoding protein CREG1 isoform X1 — protein MTGRAGGSARALVAALLAPALVALLVAPARGRGGRGHGDWDAAAPLPPLPPREDAARVARFVTHVCDWGALATVSAEPAVRGRAFADVLSLSDGPPGAGRGAPYFYLSPLQLSAGNLRENPHATLTMSLAQTNFCRKHGFDPQSPLCAHIILSGTVTKVNQTEMSFAKHSLFVRHPEMKTWPSSHNWFFAKLNITNIWVLDYFGGPKIVTPEEYYNVTFQ, from the exons ATGACGGGCCGAGCCGGAGGGTCCGCGCGCGCTCTGGTCGCCGCGCTGCTGGCGCCGGCGCTGGTGGCGCTTCTGGTGGCGCcggcgcggggccggggcggcCGGGGTCACGGCGACTGGGACGCCGCcgcgccgctgccgccgctgccgccccGCGAGGACGCGGCGCGCGTGGCCCGCTTCGTGACGCACGTGTGCGACTGGGGCGCGCTGGCCACGGTGTCGGCGGAGCCCGCGGTGCGCGGCCGGGCCTTCGCCGACGTGCTGTCGCTCAGCGACGGGCCCCCGGGCGCGGGCCGCGGCGCGCCCTACTTCTACCTGAGCCCGCTGCAGCTGTCGGCCGGCAACCTGCGG GAAAATCCACATGCTACGCTGACCATGTCTTTGGCACAGACGAACTTCTGCAGGAAGCATGGATTTGATCCCCAAAGTCCCCTCTGTGCCCACATAATACTGTCAGGAACCGTTACCAAG GTGAACCAGACGGAAATGAGCTTTGCCAAGCATTCCCTGTTTGTCCGACACCCTGAGATGAAAACCTGGCCGTCCAGCCATAATTGGTTCTTTGCCAAGTTGAATATAACCAACATCTGGGTCCTGGACTACTTTGGTGGACCAAAAATAGTGACACCTGAAGAATATTATAATGTCAcatttca gTGA
- the CREG1 gene encoding protein CREG1 isoform X2 encodes MTGRAGGSARALVAALLAPALVALLVAPARGRGGRGHGDWDAAAPLPPLPPREDAARVARFVTHVCDWGALATVSAEPAVRGRAFADVLSLSDGPPGAGRGAPYFYLSPLQLSAGNLRENPHATLTMSLAQTNFCRKHGFDPQSPLCAHIILSGTVTKVNQTEMSFAKHSLFVRHPEMKTWPSSHNWFFAKLNITNIWVLDYFGGPKIVTPEEYYNVTFQ; translated from the exons ATGACGGGCCGAGCCGGAGGGTCCGCGCGCGCTCTGGTCGCCGCGCTGCTGGCGCCGGCGCTGGTGGCGCTTCTGGTGGCGCcggcgcggggccggggcggcCGGGGTCACGGCGACTGGGACGCCGCcgcgccgctgccgccgctgccgccccGCGAGGACGCGGCGCGCGTGGCCCGCTTCGTGACGCACGTGTGCGACTGGGGCGCGCTGGCCACGGTGTCGGCGGAGCCCGCGGTGCGCGGCCGGGCCTTCGCCGACGTGCTGTCGCTCAGCGACGGGCCCCCGGGCGCGGGCCGCGGCGCGCCCTACTTCTACCTGAGCCCGCTGCAGCTGTCGGCCGGCAACCTGCGG GAAAATCCACATGCTACGCTGACCATGTCTTTGGCACAGACGAACTTCTGCAGGAAGCATGGATTTGATCCCCAAAGTCCCCTCTGTGCCCACATAATACTGTCAGGAACCGTTACCAAG GTGAACCAGACGGAAATGAGCTTTGCCAAGCATTCCCTGTTTGTCCGACACCCTGAGATGAAAACCTGGCCGTCCAGCCATAATTGGTTCTTTGCCAAGTTGAATATAACCAACATCTGGGTCCTGGACTACTTTGGTGGACCAAAAATAGTGACACCTGAAGAATATTATAATGTCAcatttcagtaa